A window of Rhodospirillaceae bacterium contains these coding sequences:
- a CDS encoding toluene monooxygenase, translated as MAELDRMEWYDLARATTWTPKYVEQDELFPPEMSDPHGLPQEIWDTYDEPYKTTYRDYVRVQRDKDMGVYSVRAALGRSNFINKAPEGWRSILKAHYNVIGGIEFTATLYLSRCARFGRAGGMRNTGTFGTLDEIRHGQLQFSFPHEFIKKDRQWDWAVKAYHTNNWISIAGRHFIEDVMVTRDAPTTTLTNGFCLETGFTNVQFISLAADAARMGDYTFSNIITSIQTDEARHAQIGGPCLQIMVENGKKDHAQHVLDLSFWRSWKLFLSLTGPAVDYYSPLDRREKSFKEFMEEWIIVQYERQILDMGIDRPWYWDIFMDELNYAHHGLHMGLWFWRPTLSWNPVAGVTPAERDWLEMKYPGWNDTFGKAWDVIIDNLLNDRKEKTLPETLPVLCNLCQLPIVAPPGTTTFKLHDHTHEHKGRLYHFCSKPCKWIFEMEPERYEGHLSLTDRFLDGQIQPMTVPGVLNYMGIAPGEMGDDPCEWLSAYRTHIKAAS; from the coding sequence ATGGCCGAACTCGACAGGATGGAATGGTACGATCTGGCACGGGCGACGACCTGGACGCCGAAATATGTTGAACAGGACGAGCTGTTCCCGCCTGAGATGAGCGACCCGCATGGTCTGCCGCAAGAAATCTGGGACACCTATGACGAGCCCTACAAGACGACCTATCGCGACTATGTCCGGGTCCAGCGCGACAAGGACATGGGCGTCTATTCCGTACGCGCCGCGCTGGGACGTTCGAACTTCATCAACAAGGCCCCCGAAGGCTGGCGTTCGATTCTCAAAGCCCATTACAACGTCATCGGCGGCATTGAATTTACGGCCACCCTGTACCTTTCCCGCTGCGCCCGCTTCGGTCGCGCCGGCGGCATGCGCAACACGGGCACGTTCGGCACCCTTGATGAAATTCGCCATGGCCAGCTTCAATTCAGCTTTCCCCACGAATTCATAAAGAAGGACCGCCAGTGGGACTGGGCGGTGAAGGCCTATCACACGAACAACTGGATCAGCATCGCCGGACGTCACTTCATCGAAGACGTCATGGTCACCCGGGACGCCCCCACGACCACGCTTACAAACGGGTTCTGCCTGGAGACCGGGTTTACGAACGTCCAGTTCATCAGCCTTGCGGCCGACGCCGCGCGGATGGGCGATTATACATTTTCGAACATCATCACCAGCATCCAGACGGACGAGGCGCGGCACGCCCAGATTGGCGGACCATGCCTGCAAATCATGGTCGAGAACGGGAAAAAAGATCACGCCCAGCACGTCCTTGACCTTTCCTTCTGGCGTTCATGGAAACTGTTCCTGTCCCTGACCGGTCCGGCGGTGGATTACTATTCGCCCCTCGACCGGCGGGAGAAGTCCTTCAAGGAATTCATGGAAGAATGGATCATCGTCCAGTACGAGCGCCAGATCCTGGACATGGGGATCGACCGCCCCTGGTACTGGGACATCTTCATGGACGAATTAAACTACGCCCATCATGGGCTTCATATGGGGCTCTGGTTCTGGCGTCCGACCCTGTCCTGGAACCCCGTGGCCGGCGTCACACCGGCGGAACGCGACTGGCTGGAAATGAAATATCCGGGCTGGAACGATACTTTCGGCAAGGCCTGGGACGTCATCATCGACAACCTTCTGAACGACCGGAAAGAAAAGACGCTTCCCGAGACGTTGCCGGTACTTTGTAACCTTTGCCAGCTTCCCATCGTCGCACCGCCTGGCACAACGACCTTCAAGCTGCACGACCACACCCACGAGCACAAAGGCCGACTTTATCATTTCTGCTCGAAGCCCTGTAAGTGGATCTTCGAAATGGAGCCGGAGCGCTATGAGGGGCATCTCTCTCTTACCGACCGTTTCCTGGACGGCCAG
- a CDS encoding ABC transporter ATP-binding protein: MAXTKIEWTDATWNPVAGCSIVTAGCTHCYAMEMAKRLEAMGVEKYAGLTRKIGKRTVWNGVVREDHKALGIPYRWRKPSKIFVNSMSDLFHERVSNDFILDVWQVMRDTPHHNYQILTKRPERMAELVATRIGDVXPNVWLGTSIENADVVCRVEHLYKTPAAIRFISFEPLIGSVGAVDLTGIDWAIVGGESGKSARPIREEWIDEVYAQCLAAGTAFFFKQWGAWGKDNKKRSKKANGREYRGRTWDGMPNAPQISTAQT; the protein is encoded by the coding sequence ATGGCTRAAACCAAAATTGAGTGGACGGACGCTACCTGGAACCCCGTTGCGGGCTGCTCGATCGTCACCGCAGGCTGTACCCATTGCTATGCTATGGAGATGGCCAAGCGTCTCGAAGCGATGGGTGTCGAGAAATATGCGGGGCTGACACGGAAGATCGGAAAACGTACGGTTTGGAATGGCGTGGTGCGGGAGGATCACAAGGCGCTGGGGATTCCATATCGCTGGCGGAAACCAAGCAAGATTTTTGTGAACTCGATGAGTGACCTCTTTCATGAGCGGGTTAGCAACGATTTCATCCTGGATGTCTGGCAAGTGATGCGTGACACGCCTCATCACAATTATCAGATACTGACCAAGCGGCCTGAGCGCATGGCAGAGCTGGTCGCCACTCGGATTGGGGATGTTCYCCCAAATGTTTGGTTGGGAACCAGCATTGAAAATGCTGATGTTGTTTGCCGCGTTGAGCATTTGTACAAGACTCCCGCAGCCATTCGATTTATTTCCTTTGAGCCGCTCATCGGATCGGTCGGTGCGGTCGATCTCACGGGCATCGATTGGGCGATCGTCGGGGGGGAAAGCGGTAAATCTGCTCGCCCTATCCGGGAGGAATGGATTGATGAGGTTTATGCGCAGTGCTTGGCGGCAGGAACTGCCTTCTTCTTTAAGCAATGGGGAGCCTGGGGCAAGGATAACAAAAAGCGTTCAAAAAAGGCTAATGGACGTGAATATCGAGGTCGGACCTGGGATGGAATGCCGAATGCACCGCAAATTTCGACTGCTCAGACATAG
- the maf gene encoding septum formation protein Maf, which yields MAGRPLLVLASASPRRRALLDQIGLSPDAIEPATVDETPHPRERPDALARRLADAKARAVALRHGDAPRHGDAPRHGDAFVLGADTVVAVGRRILPKARDRAEAEKCLRLLSGRSHRVYGGICVIAPDGRCASRLVMTRVAFKNLSDGEIDAYLDSGEWEGKAGAYAIQGRAAVFVRGLHGSYSNVVGLALFETAALLGGLGYERATL from the coding sequence ATGGCTGGCCGTCCCCTTCTCGTGCTTGCGTCCGCTTCGCCAAGACGGCGCGCGCTTCTTGACCAGATCGGTCTGTCCCCCGATGCGATTGAACCGGCTACGGTTGATGAAACGCCTCATCCCCGGGAACGTCCGGACGCGCTTGCCCGTCGCCTTGCCGACGCAAAGGCCCGTGCTGTGGCATTGCGTCATGGGGACGCCCCGCGTCATGGGGACGCCCCGCGTCATGGGGACGCTTTCGTGCTTGGGGCGGATACTGTCGTTGCGGTGGGCCGGCGCATCCTCCCAAAGGCGCGTGACCGGGCCGAGGCTGAGAAATGCCTGCGCCTTCTTTCCGGCCGCAGCCACCGGGTCTATGGCGGCATTTGCGTGATCGCGCCGGATGGCCGATGCGCCAGCCGCCTGGTGATGACGCGGGTCGCCTTCAAAAATTTAAGCGACGGCGAAATTGACGCTTACCTCGACAGCGGCGAATGGGAAGGCAAGGCCGGCGCGTACGCCATTCAGGGCCGCGCCGCTGTTTTCGTGCGCGGTCTCCACGGCTCCTATTCCAACGTCGTTGGCCTGGCGCTGTTTGAGACGGCGGCGCTTTTGGGCGGACTTGGTTATGAACGTGCAACGTTATGA
- a CDS encoding low molecular weight phosphatase family protein, whose product MGDFPGSVLFACTHNAIRSPMAEGILKHLFGNRIYIDSVGVRAGELDPFAVAVTEEIGIDISSHRTKAFGDLEDTYFDLVISLSPEAQHQAVEMTRTMAAEVEYWKLMDPSYVHGNREERMKAYRDVRDALLARITQRFGRSSTPEV is encoded by the coding sequence ATGGGCGATTTTCCCGGCAGCGTTCTTTTCGCATGCACCCACAACGCCATCCGTTCGCCAATGGCCGAAGGAATCCTGAAACATCTTTTCGGGAACCGGATTTACATTGATTCGGTCGGCGTGCGCGCCGGCGAACTCGACCCGTTCGCCGTCGCCGTGACCGAAGAAATCGGCATCGACATTTCCAGCCATCGCACGAAAGCCTTCGGTGATCTGGAGGACACCTATTTCGATCTGGTCATCTCCCTTTCGCCCGAGGCGCAGCACCAGGCGGTCGAGATGACGCGCACCATGGCGGCAGAGGTGGAATATTGGAAACTGATGGACCCGTCTTACGTGCACGGCAATCGCGAGGAACGAATGAAGGCCTATCGCGACGTGCGCGACGCATTGCTGGCGCGCATCACCCAGCGTTTTGGGAGAAGCTCCACGCCGGAAGTCTAA
- a CDS encoding ATP phosphoribosyltransferase yields MCDQEGLRTLSEAKKIILALPKGRIQDEAMPLLARLGVEPEAAFRDPDTRQLRFATSDPGLDLIQVRSFDAATFVAFGAAQLGIVGNDVLMEFDYSEIYAPLDLRIGRCRLAVAELKAAGAKDNPARWSCVRVATKYPSLTRRHFAARGVQAECIKLNGAMELAPTMGLCERIVDLVSSGRTLRENGLVEVEKIADITSRLAVNRTALKTRPGEVMAWIDRFREMVNATAS; encoded by the coding sequence ATGTGCGATCAGGAAGGACTTAGAACCTTGTCGGAAGCGAAAAAAATCATTCTGGCCCTGCCCAAGGGCCGCATTCAGGACGAAGCGATGCCGCTTCTCGCCAGGCTTGGGGTTGAACCGGAGGCAGCTTTTCGGGACCCGGACACGCGCCAGCTTCGCTTTGCAACCAGCGATCCGGGGCTCGACCTGATTCAGGTGCGAAGCTTTGACGCCGCGACCTTCGTCGCCTTTGGCGCTGCCCAGCTGGGCATTGTCGGCAATGACGTCCTGATGGAATTCGACTATTCGGAAATTTATGCGCCGCTCGACCTTCGCATCGGACGCTGCCGGCTTGCGGTTGCGGAACTGAAAGCGGCGGGTGCAAAGGACAATCCGGCGCGCTGGTCCTGCGTGCGCGTCGCCACAAAATACCCGTCTCTGACGCGCCGTCACTTTGCTGCTCGTGGCGTGCAGGCGGAATGTATCAAACTGAACGGGGCGATGGAACTGGCGCCGACAATGGGGCTTTGCGAACGCATCGTCGATCTGGTTTCCAGCGGTCGGACGCTGCGCGAGAACGGCCTGGTCGAAGTGGAAAAGATTGCCGACATCACGTCGCGCCTTGCCGTTAACCGGACGGCGTTGAAAACGCGGCCCGGTGAGGTGATGGCATGGATTGACCGGTTCCGGGAGATGGTGAATGCCACAGCGTCTTGA
- the murA gene encoding UDP-N-acetylglucosamine 1-carboxyvinyltransferase, with the protein MDRIRICGGNRLVGRVAIGGAKNAALPLMAASLLTDAQITLSNLPHLADIATLANLLARHGVAIGMVGDEANEGHAGRVLGLQAKEISNTTASYDLVRKMRASILVLGPLLAREGNAVVSLPGGCAIGTRPVDLHLKGLQQLGATIDLREGYIHAQVRAGLRGAKIVFPFVSVGATENLLMAAVLAKGESELANASREPEVVDLANCLSAMGAKIEGAGSDTIRIQGVDRLHGASHKIVPDRIETGTYAMAAAITGGDLVLEGVCREHIRALVEVLTEAGVTLEDVPGGLRVSRQRAALRGVDVMTEPFPGFPTDMQAQMMALMSVSEGAAMITETIFENRFMHVPELNRMGADITVHGASAMVRGVKRLVGAEVMATDLRASVSLVLAGLVAEGETIVHRVYHLDRGYERLEEKLAACGAEIERLKD; encoded by the coding sequence ATGGACCGAATTCGAATTTGTGGAGGCAACCGGCTTGTGGGCCGGGTTGCGATTGGTGGCGCAAAGAATGCGGCGCTGCCCTTAATGGCGGCGTCCTTGCTGACCGACGCGCAAATCACGCTTTCAAACCTGCCGCATCTGGCCGATATCGCGACCCTCGCCAATCTTCTGGCGCGCCACGGGGTGGCGATCGGGATGGTTGGCGACGAAGCAAACGAAGGCCATGCCGGGCGCGTACTTGGCTTGCAGGCGAAGGAAATTTCCAACACCACGGCGTCTTACGATCTGGTTCGCAAGATGCGCGCGTCGATTCTTGTGTTAGGCCCGCTGCTGGCCCGCGAGGGCAACGCGGTGGTTTCCCTTCCCGGTGGCTGCGCCATCGGCACGCGCCCTGTCGATCTGCATCTGAAAGGGTTGCAGCAATTGGGGGCGACAATCGACCTTCGCGAAGGCTACATCCACGCACAAGTGCGCGCGGGGTTGCGCGGGGCGAAGATTGTTTTTCCCTTTGTTTCCGTTGGTGCCACGGAAAATTTATTGATGGCGGCGGTCCTTGCGAAGGGCGAAAGCGAACTTGCCAACGCGTCGCGCGAACCCGAAGTTGTCGATCTTGCCAATTGCCTTTCCGCCATGGGGGCAAAGATCGAAGGCGCCGGGTCGGACACGATCCGCATTCAGGGCGTCGATCGGCTGCATGGGGCCAGCCATAAAATCGTTCCCGACCGGATCGAGACGGGAACCTACGCGATGGCGGCGGCGATCACCGGCGGCGATCTTGTGCTTGAAGGCGTGTGCCGTGAGCACATCCGCGCCCTTGTCGAGGTTCTGACGGAGGCGGGCGTCACCCTGGAAGACGTGCCGGGGGGGCTTCGCGTCAGCCGTCAGCGCGCCGCCTTGCGCGGTGTCGATGTCATGACCGAGCCGTTCCCCGGGTTTCCGACGGACATGCAGGCGCAGATGATGGCCCTTATGTCGGTATCGGAAGGTGCGGCGATGATTACCGAGACGATTTTCGAAAACCGTTTCATGCACGTTCCGGAACTGAACCGCATGGGGGCGGATATCACGGTTCATGGTGCGTCGGCCATGGTCCGGGGGGTGAAACGCCTGGTGGGCGCCGAGGTGATGGCGACGGATCTGCGCGCGTCGGTATCCTTGGTGCTGGCGGGTCTTGTTGCCGAGGGTGAAACAATCGTCCACCGCGTCTATCACCTGGACCGGGGCTATGAGCGCCTTGAGGAAAAGCTGGCTGCCTGCGGCGCTGAAATCGAACGACTAAAAGACTAA
- a CDS encoding translation initiation factor IF-1, with translation MAKEELLEFGGTVLELLPNAMFRVRLENDHEVLAHTAGKMRKHRIRVLAGDKVTVEMTPYDLTKGRITFRFK, from the coding sequence ATGGCGAAGGAAGAACTTCTGGAATTTGGCGGCACGGTGCTTGAATTGCTGCCGAACGCGATGTTTCGCGTTCGTCTGGAGAACGACCACGAAGTGCTTGCCCACACGGCGGGCAAGATGCGCAAGCATCGCATTCGCGTCCTTGCAGGCGACAAGGTCACCGTCGAGATGACCCCCTACGACCTGACAAAAGGTCGGATTACGTTTCGCTTTAAATAG
- the hisD gene encoding histidinol dehydrogenase, with protein MPQRLDRTSPGFEAAFQRLLDAKHAPGEDVRATVKGILADVRARGDAALVAYTERFDGVTLAPDAFRVTPAEFAAAERAVGPDLRCALEFAALRIEDYHRRQLPEDLDYRDEAGVRLGYRWRPLAAVGVYVPGGTAVYPSSVLMNAIPARIAGVKRIAMTVPTPKGVLNPLLLVAAKIAGVTEIYRLGGAQAIAALAYGTENVCAVDKIVGPGNVYVAEAKRQVFGQVGIDMIAGPSEILILADGANDPAWIAADLLSQAEHDPAAQAILMTDDREFAAKVEAAIEDALQSLERAEIARTSWEANGVIVFLDRLEDAIPLIDRLAPEHLELAIEDADAFAALVRNAGAIFIGRFTPEALGDYVAGPNHVLPTARSARFSSGLGVLDFLKRTSFVACGEAALDRLAPAAEVLATAEGLDAHARSLRLRMSRPKGG; from the coding sequence ATGCCACAGCGTCTTGATCGGACATCGCCGGGTTTTGAAGCCGCGTTTCAGCGGCTTTTGGATGCCAAACATGCGCCGGGCGAAGACGTTCGTGCGACGGTTAAAGGCATCCTTGCCGATGTGCGCGCGCGCGGCGACGCGGCGCTGGTGGCCTATACGGAACGTTTCGATGGCGTCACCCTTGCGCCGGACGCCTTTCGGGTAACACCCGCAGAATTTGCTGCGGCCGAACGCGCCGTCGGGCCGGACCTTCGCTGCGCCCTGGAATTTGCGGCGCTCCGCATCGAAGATTACCACCGCCGGCAATTGCCCGAAGACCTTGATTACCGGGATGAGGCTGGTGTGCGGCTGGGCTATCGCTGGCGGCCTCTTGCCGCCGTCGGCGTCTATGTGCCTGGCGGCACGGCGGTTTATCCAAGCTCGGTGCTGATGAACGCGATTCCGGCGCGCATTGCCGGGGTGAAACGCATTGCCATGACGGTGCCGACGCCAAAGGGCGTCCTCAACCCGTTGCTTCTTGTGGCGGCGAAAATTGCCGGTGTGACGGAAATTTACCGCCTTGGCGGTGCCCAGGCGATTGCCGCCCTGGCATACGGCACGGAAAATGTGTGTGCGGTGGATAAAATCGTCGGGCCGGGCAATGTCTATGTGGCGGAAGCAAAACGCCAGGTCTTCGGCCAGGTCGGTATCGACATGATCGCCGGGCCGTCCGAAATCCTGATCCTTGCCGATGGCGCAAACGACCCGGCCTGGATTGCCGCCGATCTGCTGTCCCAGGCGGAACATGACCCGGCGGCCCAGGCGATCCTGATGACGGACGACCGGGAATTTGCCGCAAAGGTGGAAGCCGCCATTGAAGACGCGCTGCAATCGCTCGAACGCGCCGAAATCGCGCGCACAAGCTGGGAGGCGAACGGGGTGATCGTCTTTCTCGACCGGCTGGAAGACGCGATCCCGCTGATCGACAGGCTGGCGCCGGAACATCTGGAACTTGCGATTGAAGACGCGGACGCTTTTGCTGCGCTTGTGCGCAACGCCGGTGCGATTTTTATTGGCAGGTTCACACCCGAAGCGCTTGGCGATTACGTTGCCGGGCCAAACCACGTGCTGCCGACGGCGCGAAGCGCGCGTTTTTCTTCCGGCCTTGGTGTGCTCGATTTTCTAAAACGCACCTCGTTTGTGGCCTGTGGCGAGGCCGCCCTTGACCGCCTTGCGCCTGCGGCCGAGGTCCTGGCAACGGCGGAAGGCCTGGACGCCCACGCGCGTTCGCTTCGCCTGCGCATGTCGCGTCCCAAGGGCGGATGA
- a CDS encoding DNA gyrase inhibitor YacG has translation MTAPSKKGAPCPICQKPMATAFRPFCSKLCASRDLIRWIDGGYRIPTEECPDGVAATEEGMDEDDRDG, from the coding sequence ATGACCGCGCCATCTAAGAAAGGCGCGCCATGTCCGATATGTCAGAAGCCGATGGCGACGGCGTTCCGGCCCTTCTGCTCGAAACTTTGTGCAAGCCGGGATCTGATCCGCTGGATCGACGGCGGCTATCGCATCCCGACGGAAGAATGCCCGGACGGGGTCGCGGCGACCGAAGAAGGAATGGACGAAGATGACAGGGATGGATAG
- a CDS encoding dCTP deaminase produces the protein MSIMPDSWIRERATTDGMIEPFVESQKREGVISYGLSSYGYDARVSEEFKIFTNVDSAIVDPKAFSSQSFVDRHGPVCVIPPNSFALARTVEYFRIPRDVLVICLGKSTYARCGIIVNVTPLEPEWEGHVTLEFSNTTPLPAKVYANEGACQFLFLKGDSVCEVSYKDRAGKYMGQRGVTLPKL, from the coding sequence ATGTCCATAATGCCGGATAGCTGGATTCGAGAAAGGGCAACGACGGATGGCATGATCGAGCCTTTCGTTGAATCGCAAAAACGCGAGGGCGTCATTTCCTACGGCCTTTCCTCCTATGGCTATGATGCGCGCGTCTCGGAGGAGTTCAAGATCTTCACGAATGTCGATTCGGCCATTGTCGATCCAAAGGCGTTTTCTTCGCAAAGCTTCGTTGACCGTCACGGTCCGGTGTGCGTCATTCCCCCGAACAGTTTTGCCCTGGCGCGAACGGTCGAATATTTCCGCATTCCGCGGGACGTGCTGGTCATCTGCCTTGGGAAATCGACCTATGCGCGGTGCGGTATCATCGTCAACGTGACCCCCCTTGAGCCGGAGTGGGAAGGGCATGTGACGCTGGAATTTTCGAACACGACGCCCCTGCCGGCGAAGGTGTACGCGAATGAGGGCGCCTGCCAGTTCCTGTTTCTGAAAGGCGATTCGGTTTGCGAGGTTTCCTACAAGGACCGGGCCGGAAAATATATGGGCCAGCGGGGCGTGACACTGCCAAAGCTTTAA